From a region of the Triticum aestivum cultivar Chinese Spring chromosome 7D, IWGSC CS RefSeq v2.1, whole genome shotgun sequence genome:
- the LOC123167504 gene encoding AT-hook motif nuclear-localized protein 23: MAGLDLGTNSYLHHHQQLHLRHDDGAGGSDDGQDALSPGGGGGSAAAGAGIGGSEVVGRRPRGRPPGSKNKPKPPVIITRESANALRAHILEVAAGCDVFEALTAYARRRQRGVCVLSAAGTVTNVTLRQPQSAQSGPASPAVATLHGRFEILSLAGSFLPPPAPPGATSLSAFLAGGQGQVVGGSVAGALVAAGPVVVVASSFSNVAYERLPLEDGDEVVPTPPPPGSDQAGGGMPFGVEPSGGSAGAGLPFFNLPMGMPPMPVDGHNGWPGAAGGIERPPFS, from the coding sequence ATGGCAGGACTGGATTTGGGAACCAACTCCTACCTCCACCATCACCAGCAGCTTCACCTCCGTCACGATGACGGTGCCGGAGGATCCGACGACGGCCAGGACGCGCTCTCGCCGGGCGGCGGGGGAGGGAGCGCAGCCGCAGGGGCTGGGATAGGCGGCAGCGAGGTCGTGGGGCGCCGCCCACGCGGCCGGCCGCCCGGATCCAAGAACAAGCCCAAGCCGCCAGTGATCATCACAAGGGAGAGCGCCAACGCGCTCAGGGCGCACATCCTCGAGGTTGCCGCGGGGTGCGACGTCTTCGAGGCGCTTACCGCCTATGCGCGTCGTCGGCAGCGCGGCGTCTGTGTACTATCCGCGGCGGGGACCGTCACGAACGTGACTCTCCGGCAGCCACAGTCCGCCCAGAGTGGGCCAGCTTCGCCGGCGGTGGCCACGCTCCACGGAAGGTTCGAGATACTGTCCCTTGCCGGCTCTTTCCTCCCGCCTCCGGCGCCTCCAGGGGCCACTAGCCTCTCGGCCTTCCTAGCAGGAGGGCAGGGTCAGGTGGTCGGTGGGAGCGTTGCCGGTGCGCTCGTCGCGGCCGGGCCGGTGGTCGTCGTTGCCTCGTCGTTCAGCAACGTGGCGTACGAGAGACTGccgctggaggacggcgacgaggtGGTGCCTACACCGCCGCCTCCGGGGAGCGACCAGGCCGGCGGTGGCATGCCGTTCGGTGTTGAGCCGTCGGGGGGCTCGGCAGGAGCTGGGCTCCCGTTCTTCAACCTGCCGATGGGCATGCCGCCAATGCCCGTGGACGGGCACAACGGATGGCCGGGCGCTGCCGGTGGCATCGAGAGGCCGCCGTTCTCGTGA